GCGCGGTGACCCCGTGGCTGAGCAGGGCCCCTCCGGGAGCTGCCCCTTGCACCTCCAGTGTCTTCGCCCCTCTACCGCCTCCTTCTGAGGCAAAGCCTGGGTGTCTCCAGAAACCCCCTGGAAAACGCAAACTCATGATGATTCTGTGGGTTGAGAAATACTGTTGTTTCCCCACAAAAAGGCTTCCGGGAAGAGCAGACGAGGCAGAGATCAGGTCTCTGCCCAGGCTCAGCGGCcagagagtgtgtgtgcgtgtgtgtgtgtgtgtgtgtgtgtgtcacagaaggtgggaggaggggacagTCTGTGTGTGGGGACACCTGAGGTGGGAGGGGACAGTGTGTGCGGACATCTGAGTTGTGAGGGGACAGTGTGTGGGGACATCTGAGGTGGGAGGGGACAGTGTGTGGGGacatctgaggtgggaggagacagTGTGTGGGGACATCTGAGGTGGGAGGGGACAGTGTGTGGGGACATCTGAGGTGGGAGGGGACAGTGTGTGGGGACATCTGAGGTGGGAGGGGACAGTGTGTGGGGacatctgaggtgggaggagacagTGTGTGGGGACATCTGAGGTGGGAGGGGACAGTGTGTGGGGacatctgaggtgggaggagacagTGTGTGGGGACATCTGAGGTGGGAGGGGACAGTGTGTGGGGACATCTGAGGTGTGAGGGGACAGTGTGTGGGGACATCTGAGTTGTGAGGGGACAGTGTGTGGGGACATCTGAGGTGGGAGGGGACAGTGTGTGGGGACATCTGAGGTGGGAGGGGACAGTGTGTGGGGACATCTGAGGTGGTGAGCAGTACCTGGGGGCTTATCTGAGGTgggggcagtgtgtgtgtgtcggggacATCTGAGGTATGGGGGCGGTGCCGGGGGGCTTATATCTGAGGCAGGTGAGCCCACGTGGAGGGTGTCTGCCTGACGTCTGTGCCAGCAGCCGGGGGTGCCGGGAGCACCAGGGCCCAGCCCCAGTGGGAGCAGCCATAGCTGCAGTAACCTCTGAAACCCTCCTGAGGTTGAGGAACGAGGCAGGCTGACAGCACTTGAATATTTAATCTGGGTCAGCACCTTGTAAGATGAAGATGCGTTTCTTACACAAATTGTAAATAATGAAAACTAAGCATttagaaaaagcagcagcagctctcACTGGGCTGGCTGGAGGACTCTTTGGCTGAGCGGCAGGGGAGGCCCGGGTCCGGGGCCCGTCAGAGCCCGCCCAGGTCATCTGCCAGGAAGGCCAGCAGGTAGCGGCTGACATGTCTGTCGATGATGACAGGTGAGAAGCCGAGGACGCGCCGGGTCCCTGGCAGGCCCTTGGGGTCTAGAAGACAAAAGGGGAGGCAAACGCTCGGGAGCCAGTCCCGCAGGAGAATTCTGTTTCCATCCGTCCCAAGGCGGGGGGCACTGGGGCAGGGTGCCCCTCCCGGTCATGGTCTCGGCTTGAGTTGAAAAGGCAAGAATTGGGCAGATTCCAGAGCCCCCAGCCCCCGTCCGAGTGCCCCATGGGCCTTTGGGTcctgctgtgtgtgtctgtgtctctgcacCCAGTAGGCCTCCCAGCACAACAAACTCAGGCATCACAGAAAAGGGGAGATGGGCCAGGACAGTCCCGGTGCCAGCAGAGCAGCCTGGCAGGCTCCTTGTATCAGGTGTGGCTGGTGGAGAcccaaggccctggggcaggtGACCTGCTCAAGGGCCCCACATGGCTCAAGGTCAGAGGTGTGGCCAAAGTCACAGGTGTGGCAGCGCTTTCTAACACCTGGAGTCCTGGCTGCACCCTCCTCCCACTAGGGATCATCATTCTCTGGGTCCCAAGGGTGCAGGTGCAGCGGACTCTGGGGGTCTCCTCACATCCCATTTCTCACGAGCCCTGCCAAGTGTGGacactgaggtacagagaggccAAGGGGTCCTGAATTGGACAGGGTCCGGGGCCCTAGCTTGGTGGCAGAGCGGAAGCAAGCCCGGCCCGTGAGGGTCCGCCTGCACCCACCTGGCGGATAGCAGTACAGCAGCAGGGCCAGTCCCACGGCAAGGCCCAGGCCAGCCAGGAAGCTCACGGGTCCTGGGGAGAAAGCAGTGTGAACAGGGCCCCCCTGGGCCTCAGAGGGGCGGGGTCCTGAGACCCGGGGCTGCGCAGGGGAGTGCAGGTGCCAGGCTGAGGTGCTGCCTGAAGAGCCCCCAAGCGAGCACCGTAGGGGGTCTGTCACCAACAGAAGGCCAGGAATGGAGCCGGACTTGGGGTGGAGAAGCCCCTGAGGCGGAGATGGAGCCCTGGGGAGGgtaaagagagagggagagagagggaggggcagcagggaggcGTTACCCCTGTCACTCAGCTCGCCGCTCTGGCTGCCCGAGTCTAGCTCTGTGCAATCTGAATTCTCTGGAAACAAAACCACAGAGCACGGTTAGTCAGTCAATGGGCAGGGCCAGAGAGCAAGCCGGTCACCCCACAGGAAGCCCGAGGCCGTCACTGCCTCCCGGGGCTGCCAGGCCAGACCAGACCGCGGGACCTGAGGCCAGCCTTCCTCAGGAACTATGCACAGTCTGAGTCCTCTCCTCTGGTCCAGTTCTCGTGACTTCAAGGGCCATGGGCATCGGAGGGCCATTGTACCCTGGTGGCCACAGGCACCGAATGCAGCACGAACATCGCTGTGGACAGTGTGGCTGCTGTCAGCGTGGTGGCTGCCTCACTGGGTGCAGTTGGCCTGGAACTTTCTGCCCAGGCCTCCCTGGGAGGCTCTCTAGCCTGTGACGTGCTGGAGGCCTTTAGGCACCTGGGAGCCACAGATGATGCTCTGCCTGCAGCAGGGCCAAGGCTTGGCCCTGCCTGGTTCTGACAGCCCCCTGTGGCATACTGGTGGTTGGGGAGGGAGAGCCAGTCCCACCTTCGGGGCTGGGCCTGCCCTTGAGCTCTCCCTGCCCACCATCTGCACTGTGTCCTGTGGAGCCTGGGGAGGCCTCCAGGGGGTCAGAGACCCCAGGCCAGTAGCCTAGGACGAGCCAGCCCCATCCAGCCCCTCTGGTCTCTGTCCTATTGTCTGAGGACAGAGGGGCAGCAACCCCTCCTCCGAGGGCCCTGAACATGAAGGCGTCCGATCCAAGCTGCCATCTTTGCCTTGAGGTGTCTCCCAGGTCTTAGCAGTTCTGAGGGCCCCGGGCTACTGGCATCCACACGACTCCTGGGGCCTGACCGCACGCCGCCTGGGGACAGCAGCCTCAAAACCAAAATTCACGGGCTTGGGACCAGCCACCCGTGCCCGACAATGCCCTGTGGAAACACCCACACGTGTGCAGATTGCTGCAATGAAAGGGCCTGTCATGGGGTTGGGTAATTCCAGCTGGGGAATTACCCCCCTAGGAGCGCCCTGCAGCTGTGGGAACAAGGCTGCTACCCAGGCAGATACGAAGGGATCTCCCTGGAATGAGGctagaaaaggaagagcaagagTAGATGTACAGGATGTCCCCTTCTGCGTGGGAACTGCCATGAGAGACGGAGGAGAGGGAGTGGAGACAGAGACTGCACCGCCTGAGCCTGCCACACTCTCCCCTCAGGGCCGTAGGGTGCCCTCTAGGGAGGGGCTGGGTGAGAGGGGATGCCAGGCCTGGGCTGCAGCGGACTTGGGCAGTCCGGAGGACATCCACACCATCAACAGCAGGCTGGGGTGCTCTCCCTGGCCAGCACCAAGCATGCGTGGCTGGGGGGTGAAACTTACGCAGAGCATGGCGGCTGGGCAGGCGGCCGTGCAGGGGCTGGGCGTGGATGTACAGGGCTCGGTAGAACTCCTGGCAGTCCCGCTCACCACTCCGCTGCAGGTGGCTCAGGAGGTCACAGAGCCGCACACGCAAGGACGCCTTGGGGTTCCGGAACTGAGGGTACAAGGGGGTGCCAGGGAAGATCAGGCCAGAGGGGCTGGCTGTGGGGCAGGGCAGAGTGCCAGGCTCAGGtccccagcctcagcttccccatcggGTGTCAGGATACCTGCTGGACCCTGTGACGCCCTGCCCGCTACCCACACACCACAGTGCCTGACACTGCCTCTGTCGCAGGCATCACGGCTACTCCTCATACTCCCTGTGGGGCGGAAggttgggaaactgaggctgggagcgGTCACAAGGAAAGCACAGGGCCAGTGACATCGTTCCAAGTGTTGAGACTTAGTGTGGCTTCCTGTGTGACTTTAGCCAGCTACTCCACCCCCCTGAGActtggtttcttcatttgtaaaaaggGGATAATGAACCCACCCGGTAGGCTATGGCAGGGAATCAATGAAGTGATGGCATCAGTGCTGACTTCTGTTCTTTCTCAGTCTAGAGGAATGTgattcaagtatttaaaaaataagttgaagCTCATTatatggctcatgtctataatcccggcactttgggaggccaaggcgggcagatcaggagtttcaggctgggagtttgacaccagccaggccaacatagtgaaaccccgtctctactaaaacgatcaaaaatgagccaggcatggtggtacatgtttgtaatcccagctacttgggaggctgaggccagaggatcacttgaaaccaggaggcggaggttgctttgagccgagatcacacctctgcactccagcctgggccacagagactctctcaaaacaaaacacagaaagaaaaaaaaaaaaaaagttgacggAAGTGTTGGCTCTTTCGATGTGTCTGACAGAGACTGTGTGGTTCTCAAGGTCAGTGGACAGGCCACAGGGAGTCTGTGGCCTGGTGCTGCCACCTAGTGGCAACATGTCATTTACACGGCCGCAGGGAACTGGAGTTGCCATTCCGGGGCAGTGTGGAAATGAATGGCAGCCACATGGGTGACACGGGCTGCGGTGCCTGGGAGGAAGAAATCTGTGCTTTTCCTTGTATAAACATCTGAAactttctaaacttttaaaaactgaacatgTATTAGACTTCGATTACAATATTAAGAGATGGATTTGAGCGCCTAAACATGCAAATTGACTGTACCACCTTCCTAGCAGAAGCAGCGCCTGAGCCGGGAGCAGGGCCTGTGCTGACTCCTGTCCTGCTGTGGGCCAGCCTCACTGTTCCCGGAAATGCCCCAGCCCTCAGGACAGCCCTGCACATGGCACCATGACCCCTTGCAACGTGAGGAAATGACAGCTCCAAGAGGAGAAGGGACTCAATTGGAGTCACCCACAGGGGAAAGAGGCTGGCAGGACCCGTACCCCAAAGGCCTAGCAGTCTCTGGCACCCACAGCCCATCCCTCTGGTCTTGGTGACAGCTCTCAAGGAACAGATGGTTCAGCGGGGGCGCCAGAGCCACAGACGTGGGCAGGGCCGGCAGGGGATGCCCAACTCTCTCATCCCGTGTCCCCTCAGGGCCACTGGGCACTGGAGGGATGGGCAGAACAGACCTCCCAAGACAGAGCCCAGGAATTGCACCTTAAATG
The sequence above is a segment of the Saimiri boliviensis isolate mSaiBol1 chromosome 2, mSaiBol1.pri, whole genome shotgun sequence genome. Coding sequences within it:
- the CARD19 gene encoding caspase recruitment domain-containing protein 19 isoform X2, which encodes MTDQTYCDRLVQDTPFLTGHGRLSEQQVDRIILQLNRYYPQILTNKEAEKFRNPKASLRVRLCDLLSHLQRSGERDCQEFYRALYIHAQPLHGRLPSRHALQNSDCTELDSGSQSGELSDRGPVSFLAGLGLAVGLALLLYCYPPDPKGLPGTRRVLGFSPVIIDRHVSRYLLAFLADDLGGL
- the CARD19 gene encoding caspase recruitment domain-containing protein 19 isoform X1 produces the protein MTDQTYCDRLVQDTPFLTGHGRLSEQQVDRIILQLNRYYPQILTNKEAEKFRNPKASLRVRLCDLLSHLQRSGERDCQEFYRALYIHAQPLHGRLPSRHALQNSDCTELDSGSQSGELSDRGNASLLPLPLSPSLFTLPRAPSPPQGLLHPKSGSIPGLLLVTDPLRCSLGGSSGSTSAWHLHSPAQPRVSGPRPSEAQGGPVHTAFSPGPVSFLAGLGLAVGLALLLYCYPPDPKGLPGTRRVLGFSPVIIDRHVSRYLLAFLADDLGGL
- the CARD19 gene encoding caspase recruitment domain-containing protein 19 isoform X3, giving the protein MTDQTYCDRLVQDTPFLTGHGRLSEQQVDRIILQLNRYYPQILTNKEAEKFRNPKASLRVRLCDLLSHLQRSGERDCQEFYRALYIHAQPLHGRLPSRHALRPVSFLAGLGLAVGLALLLYCYPPDPKGLPGTRRVLGFSPVIIDRHVSRYLLAFLADDLGGL